In Clostridium sp. JN-1, one genomic interval encodes:
- a CDS encoding patatin-like phospholipase family protein, translated as MKADIVFQGGGVKAIGFVGAICYLEQSGYKWQRVAGSSAGAIIASLLAAGYSGQDLKNMLMSLDYTKFIDKSKYLPLPLKILKMAVSKGLYSGSYLETWIEALLNAKNKTKFKDVSSSGKSNLKIIAADVTKKRLLILPDDIKYYGIDPMEFKISTAVRMSISIPFYFKPVLLKYNNINSYIVDGGILSNFPVWIFDVEGVPRWPTFGLKFEKLEKCYSNREDNFISYVLDLAECIIETYDETYISDKDMIRTISIPTIGVKTTDFNISKAKSMKLFEAGYKAAYDFFTRWNFREYVNKHRKSN; from the coding sequence TTGAAAGCAGATATTGTTTTTCAGGGTGGAGGGGTTAAGGCTATTGGATTTGTAGGAGCCATCTGTTATCTAGAACAAAGTGGATATAAGTGGCAAAGGGTTGCTGGAAGTTCTGCAGGAGCAATTATAGCTTCACTTTTAGCTGCAGGGTACAGCGGACAGGATTTAAAAAATATGCTTATGAGTCTCGACTACACTAAATTTATTGATAAGAGCAAGTATTTACCACTGCCTCTTAAGATATTAAAAATGGCAGTAAGTAAGGGACTGTATTCTGGAAGCTATCTAGAAACCTGGATTGAGGCACTTTTAAACGCTAAGAATAAGACCAAGTTTAAAGATGTGAGTTCTAGTGGAAAATCAAATTTAAAAATAATAGCAGCTGATGTAACTAAAAAGCGTCTTTTAATACTTCCAGATGATATAAAATACTATGGTATAGATCCTATGGAATTCAAGATTTCAACTGCTGTTAGAATGAGTATAAGTATACCTTTTTATTTTAAACCAGTACTTTTAAAGTATAACAATATAAATAGTTATATAGTCGATGGAGGAATATTAAGTAATTTTCCAGTGTGGATATTTGATGTTGAAGGAGTTCCAAGGTGGCCGACTTTTGGACTCAAGTTTGAAAAACTGGAAAAGTGTTATAGTAATAGGGAGGATAATTTTATTTCATATGTGCTGGACTTAGCAGAGTGCATAATAGAAACTTATGATGAAACGTATATATCAGATAAAGATATGATTAGAACTATATCAATACCAACTATAGGAGTCAAAACTACTGACTTTAATATAAGTAAGGCTAAAAGCATGAAGTTATTTGAAGCAGGATATAAAGCTGCTTATGACTTTTTTACCAGATGGAATTTTAGAGAATATGTTAACAAACACAGAAAGTCAAATTAA
- a CDS encoding acylphosphatase, with product MSRYFIQVFGRVQGVGFRYSASFWAKSLNLTGWVKNCEDGSVQMEVQGDTKDISSFIDKIENGGRFIHVEDKICRKICTIDSEKYFRVAY from the coding sequence ATGAGCAGATATTTTATTCAAGTTTTTGGAAGAGTCCAGGGAGTGGGTTTTAGATACTCTGCAAGTTTTTGGGCAAAATCACTTAACTTGACTGGATGGGTCAAAAATTGTGAAGACGGAAGTGTTCAAATGGAAGTTCAAGGAGATACCAAAGACATATCTTCATTTATAGATAAAATTGAAAATGGCGGCAGATTCATACATGTAGAAGATAAGATATGCAGAAAAATATGTACCATTGATAGTGAGAAATATTTTAGAGTTGCCTACTAA
- a CDS encoding DUF4179 domain-containing protein, with product MNKDLFDEKDMLELFNYIYTDDKENDDTDLKMDDLRKKKLKKKLLKQVETKNSFRKFRYKAAACAVIVVISIAAGVGVPVLAKNVSAFKSIIQLINRENKSDHGEYQEYSEVINKSAADKEITFTINEVVCDDSSLMIGYTVKSKGNIKDLMKSGKEIIEMQGKDSNFVPFGLIQYLKINGKRPSSGSGSDGKYLDSHTYVNSETMDIGDKNLPSIFNVDLNITNIYNIKGNWNFKFSISKDEVLKNTKTFKPNTIIKFPDTTIDVKKVSFTPINTIINVTGKYNRQDNKKYEYNQWFIFDDNGDEISEKGISGDEVKNSASSDFEYEYRFVSSKHIPKYLTVIPYKVNYGENNVEVSPIYKNIDGKYPIELSQGKMGKLTIKEIYTDKDKTIVRYTAQGKLPAVQAKELFIINSDEKVVQRKNNDFSIKKDKDNPNLYIMEFESLDKNKKYKIGTNAFSGYEIRDDLKFKIDLSDK from the coding sequence ATGAATAAAGACTTATTTGATGAAAAAGATATGCTTGAACTATTTAATTATATATATACAGATGATAAAGAAAATGATGATACAGATTTAAAAATGGATGATTTGAGAAAGAAAAAATTAAAAAAGAAATTATTAAAACAAGTTGAAACTAAAAATAGTTTTAGAAAATTCAGGTATAAAGCAGCAGCTTGTGCAGTGATTGTCGTAATATCAATTGCCGCAGGAGTGGGAGTACCCGTTCTTGCTAAAAATGTTTCTGCATTTAAATCCATAATTCAACTCATAAATAGAGAAAATAAAAGTGATCATGGAGAATATCAGGAATATTCCGAGGTGATAAATAAAAGTGCAGCGGATAAAGAAATAACTTTTACTATAAATGAAGTAGTGTGTGATGATAGTAGTTTGATGATAGGTTACACTGTAAAATCTAAAGGAAATATAAAAGACCTAATGAAAAGTGGAAAAGAAATTATTGAAATGCAGGGTAAAGACAGTAATTTTGTTCCTTTTGGATTAATACAGTATTTAAAAATAAATGGTAAACGTCCTTCAAGTGGTTCAGGAAGTGATGGTAAATATTTAGACAGTCACACTTATGTAAATTCAGAAACCATGGATATAGGAGATAAAAATCTTCCATCTATTTTTAATGTAGATTTGAATATAACAAATATATATAACATAAAAGGAAATTGGAATTTTAAATTTAGTATTTCAAAAGATGAAGTGCTAAAAAACACCAAGACATTTAAACCTAATACTATTATAAAATTTCCTGATACAACTATTGATGTTAAAAAAGTGAGCTTTACACCTATAAATACTATAATAAATGTTACAGGGAAGTACAATAGACAGGATAATAAAAAATATGAATATAATCAATGGTTTATTTTTGATGATAATGGTGATGAAATTTCAGAAAAAGGTATTTCGGGTGATGAAGTCAAAAATTCTGCATCAAGTGATTTTGAGTATGAATATAGATTTGTTAGCTCAAAGCATATCCCGAAATATTTGACTGTTATACCATATAAGGTTAATTATGGTGAAAATAATGTTGAAGTATCTCCGATATATAAAAACATAGATGGAAAATATCCTATAGAACTTTCGCAGGGGAAAATGGGTAAGCTTACAATTAAAGAAATATATACAGACAAGGATAAGACAATTGTTAGATACACAGCACAGGGAAAACTACCGGCAGTGCAAGCAAAAGAATTGTTTATAATAAATAGTGATGAAAAAGTAGTCCAAAGAAAAAATAATGACTTTAGTATTAAAAAAGATAAGGATAACCCTAACTTATATATTATGGAATTTGAGTCTTTAGACAAGAACAAAAAATATAAAATAGGAACCAATGCTTTTAGCGGTTATGAAATAAGAGATGATTTGAAATTTAAAATAGATTTATCTGACAAGTAA
- a CDS encoding sigma-70 family RNA polymerase sigma factor, protein MHISDNNFITEIKNKNPKALEYAFDSYSDYIYKIVFSIFGSNRYSTYIDECINDIFMCLWNNADKFDDKKGNFKYWFKAVAKYRAINYKKKVIKDIKVDCIEDYMLESKEQVESLIISKENKNEVIKLIKELNEIDREIFIRRYLVQEDIVDIANSLGMNRSAVDNRLSRGRKVLKKKLIFLRNGGCINE, encoded by the coding sequence ATGCATATAAGTGACAACAATTTTATTACAGAAATTAAAAATAAGAATCCAAAGGCGTTGGAATATGCTTTTGATAGTTATTCTGATTATATATATAAAATAGTTTTTTCGATATTTGGTTCTAATAGGTATTCTACTTATATAGATGAATGTATTAATGATATATTTATGTGTTTATGGAACAATGCAGATAAGTTTGATGACAAGAAGGGAAATTTTAAGTATTGGTTTAAAGCAGTGGCAAAATATAGGGCAATAAATTATAAGAAAAAAGTTATTAAAGATATAAAGGTAGATTGTATAGAAGATTACATGCTTGAATCAAAGGAACAGGTAGAAAGTTTGATTATATCGAAAGAAAACAAAAATGAAGTTATTAAACTTATAAAAGAATTAAATGAGATAGATAGGGAGATTTTCATAAGAAGGTATCTTGTCCAGGAAGATATAGTTGACATAGCAAATTCTTTAGGAATGAATAGAAGTGCGGTTGACAATAGACTTTCAAGAGGAAGAAAAGTTTTAAAGAAAAAACTTATCTTTTTAAGAAATGGAGGTTGTATAAATGAATAA
- a CDS encoding tryptophan transporter has translation MNIRKLVINSLLLAVGTILHQMTPPLFLGMKPDFSLAMLFIIMILNEDYKSCMCAGIIAGVLSAATTGFPGGQIPNVVDKIVTTNVMFLLLKPFRQKLNSQIKIMITTAIGTFISGIVFLSAAFVIVGLPTSFKALVLSVVIPAVVINTIAAVVLFNAVNAAIKRRAAA, from the coding sequence ATGAATATAAGAAAATTAGTTATAAATTCACTACTTTTAGCAGTAGGTACAATACTGCACCAAATGACTCCACCTTTATTTTTGGGTATGAAACCAGACTTTTCGTTAGCTATGTTATTTATCATAATGATATTAAACGAAGATTATAAATCTTGCATGTGTGCAGGAATAATAGCTGGAGTATTGTCAGCTGCGACTACTGGCTTTCCAGGAGGACAAATACCTAATGTAGTAGATAAAATTGTAACTACAAATGTTATGTTCTTACTATTAAAGCCTTTTAGACAAAAGTTAAATAGTCAAATAAAAATTATGATTACTACAGCAATTGGAACTTTTATAAGCGGAATCGTATTTTTAAGTGCTGCTTTTGTAATAGTTGGATTACCAACAAGTTTTAAGGCATTGGTATTATCAGTAGTCATTCCAGCAGTAGTTATAAATACCATAGCTGCAGTAGTATTATTTAATGCTGTAAATGCTGCTATAAAAAGAAGAGCAGCAGCTTAA
- a CDS encoding ISAs1 family transposase, whose protein sequence is MDIIGIAICAITSGAESYNGIVEFSEASEEWLRRYFELPNGISSHDTFNRVFSQIDPKQFQKCFNELIKELSNLVKGEIVSIDGKTLRGSSCGSSNQKAIHMVSAWANENQVVLGQIKTEDKSNEITAISKLLELLELKNTIVTIDAMGTQKKIAEAIIEKEADYILALKKSQGTLYNNVELFFDSIIKDEIKDVDVLKLITKEKNHGRIETRKYYLVNDISWLDNKGNRKNIKSIGMVERERIVGDKETFERSYYITSLESIELFSKDVRQHWGIENKLHWVLDVSFNEDKRRARKNNSAGNLAVLRHLSLNLLREEKTSKKSLNLKKLRCALDKSYLEKVIFNPLRGKE, encoded by the coding sequence ATAGATATTATAGGAATAGCTATATGTGCTATAACTAGTGGTGCTGAATCCTATAATGGTATTGTAGAATTTTCAGAAGCAAGCGAAGAATGGCTAAGAAGGTATTTTGAGCTTCCTAATGGAATTTCATCACATGACACATTTAACAGGGTATTTTCTCAAATAGATCCTAAACAATTTCAAAAATGTTTTAATGAACTGATTAAAGAGTTATCTAATTTAGTAAAAGGTGAAATAGTATCTATAGATGGCAAAACACTAAGAGGTTCGTCTTGCGGTAGTTCAAATCAAAAAGCAATTCACATGGTTAGTGCCTGGGCAAATGAAAACCAAGTAGTTTTAGGTCAAATCAAAACAGAAGATAAGTCCAATGAGATTACAGCAATTTCTAAATTACTAGAACTATTAGAGTTAAAGAACACCATTGTTACTATTGATGCTATGGGTACTCAAAAGAAAATAGCTGAAGCAATTATAGAAAAAGAAGCAGATTACATATTAGCATTAAAGAAAAGTCAAGGAACTCTTTATAATAATGTAGAATTATTTTTTGATTCAATAATAAAAGATGAAATCAAAGATGTAGATGTACTTAAACTTATTACTAAAGAAAAAAATCATGGAAGAATCGAAACAAGAAAGTATTATTTAGTTAATGATATTTCATGGTTAGATAACAAAGGTAATCGGAAAAATATTAAATCAATTGGAATGGTTGAGCGAGAGCGAATTGTTGGGGATAAAGAAACATTTGAACGTAGCTATTATATAACTAGCCTTGAATCAATAGAATTGTTTTCTAAGGATGTGAGACAACATTGGGGCATAGAGAATAAACTTCATTGGGTTCTAGATGTTTCTTTTAACGAAGATAAGCGTAGAGCTAGGAAGAATAATTCTGCTGGAAATCTAGCAGTCTTACGACACTTATCATTAAATTTACTTAGGGAAGAAAAAACTTCAAAGAAAAGCTTGAATTTGAAGAAACTTAGATGCGCTTTAGATAAAAGTTACTTAGAAAAAGTTATTTTTAACCCTCTACGAGGTAAAGAATAG
- a CDS encoding helix-turn-helix domain-containing protein, with amino-acid sequence MSFKHKFSFEEKVKIVTEYLNGTNGFRESCRIYNVSQSGFKDWLRLYKTFGITAFKENNKCRKYSSYIKKNAVHDYFRRRLSVPEILIKYKMRSTTQLRKWIIKYNSHEELKTSGTGGTTIMTKGRKTTYEERITIVKCCIENENNYAQTAEKYQV; translated from the coding sequence GTGTCATTTAAACATAAGTTTTCCTTTGAAGAAAAAGTAAAGATTGTAACTGAATATCTTAATGGTACTAATGGATTCAGAGAAAGCTGTCGTATATATAATGTAAGTCAATCTGGGTTTAAAGATTGGCTCCGTTTATATAAGACTTTTGGAATTACTGCATTTAAGGAAAATAATAAGTGCAGAAAATATTCTTCATATATAAAGAAAAATGCAGTACACGATTATTTCAGACGTAGGCTTTCAGTACCAGAAATTTTAATTAAATATAAAATGCGTAGTACAACTCAACTCAGAAAGTGGATTATAAAGTATAATAGTCATGAGGAATTAAAAACCTCTGGAACAGGAGGAACAACTATCATGACTAAAGGACGAAAAACCACTTATGAAGAACGGATTACAATAGTTAAATGCTGTATTGAGAATGAAAATAACTATGCTCAAACAGCTGAAAAATATCAAGTATAA
- a CDS encoding polymer-forming cytoskeletal protein — MEEKLVDMKISGSGKISGGKYNEVKISGSAKVEGDIECYTYKCSGSSSANGNVKAETVGISGSTKITGDLDTNEITVSGSSHILGDVNARKVKISGSSDIGGGLHTEDIQISGSVSIDGDCEAENFNARGGFKIGGLLNAGNIDIEMYGSCRVKDIGGENIKVRLGKGHFFVKMLNLFMNSNGLEANTIEGDDVFLENTTAKIVRGNNVTIGDNCNIETVEYRNEINIDSTSKTVCEKID, encoded by the coding sequence ATGGAAGAAAAATTAGTCGATATGAAAATTTCTGGATCAGGAAAAATCAGCGGTGGGAAATATAATGAAGTAAAAATCAGTGGTTCAGCTAAAGTTGAAGGAGATATAGAATGTTATACTTATAAGTGCTCAGGATCTTCCTCTGCTAATGGAAATGTAAAGGCTGAAACAGTTGGAATTAGCGGCAGCACTAAAATAACAGGAGATCTTGATACTAATGAAATAACTGTAAGCGGATCTTCACATATATTAGGGGATGTTAATGCAAGAAAAGTGAAAATAAGTGGATCTTCCGATATAGGAGGCGGTTTGCATACAGAAGATATACAAATATCAGGTTCAGTTTCTATAGATGGCGACTGTGAGGCAGAAAATTTTAATGCAAGAGGTGGATTTAAAATAGGAGGACTACTAAATGCAGGGAATATTGATATAGAGATGTATGGGAGCTGTAGAGTAAAAGATATAGGAGGAGAAAATATAAAAGTAAGATTAGGAAAGGGCCATTTTTTTGTTAAAATGCTAAACCTTTTTATGAATAGTAATGGACTTGAAGCAAATACAATTGAAGGTGATGATGTTTTTCTTGAAAATACTACAGCAAAGATAGTAAGAGGAAACAATGTTACAATAGGAGATAACTGTAATATTGAAACTGTAGAATATAGGAATGAAATAAATATTGATAGTACTTCTAAGACAGTTTGTGAAAAAATAGATTAA
- a CDS encoding YhbD family protein, giving the protein MEEENLISKKELLKITDISYGQLYRWKRKNLIPEEWFIKKSSFTGQETFFPRKEILERVEKIKSFKKDISLDELARIFSPNLSTVFLEESDVLKQNIVSQIAINLYKTAHKESNGFYFNELLFMGIVDRFIKSGKASLEEGKLVLDTLEKNYKNFDGRYCDVVLIRKFGVGLCFLMLIPNEIYIEREAVLVLKVNAGECVEELKSKINLYNEGKL; this is encoded by the coding sequence ATGGAAGAAGAAAATCTAATTTCTAAAAAAGAATTGCTTAAAATAACGGATATATCCTATGGGCAATTATATAGATGGAAGAGGAAAAATCTTATACCTGAGGAGTGGTTTATAAAAAAGTCCAGCTTTACAGGTCAGGAAACATTTTTTCCAAGAAAAGAAATACTAGAAAGAGTAGAAAAAATTAAAAGTTTTAAAAAAGATATATCATTAGATGAGCTAGCAAGAATATTTTCTCCAAATCTTTCAACAGTATTTTTAGAAGAAAGTGATGTATTGAAACAAAACATTGTTTCACAGATTGCGATAAATCTATATAAAACTGCTCATAAAGAAAGTAATGGATTTTATTTTAATGAGTTATTATTTATGGGTATTGTAGATAGGTTTATCAAGTCTGGTAAGGCAAGTTTAGAAGAAGGAAAACTGGTACTTGATACTTTAGAAAAAAACTACAAAAATTTTGATGGTAGATATTGTGATGTAGTGCTTATAAGAAAATTTGGAGTAGGATTATGTTTTTTAATGCTAATACCTAATGAAATATATATTGAAAGGGAAGCTGTACTTGTATTAAAGGTAAATGCTGGAGAATGTGTAGAAGAGTTAAAATCAAAAATAAATTTGTATAATGAAGGGAAGCTTTAA
- a CDS encoding alpha/beta hydrolase: MRNKNNRLICTFEYVRINGIDQFLYHLGTSFDNPVMLFLHGGPGSAESLFTGLFQDRWEEIYTVVHWDQRGAGKTLTKNPDKLPTIELMLQDLFEVIQYLKKKYNKKKIVIFGHFWGSVLGSVFIRKHPEDVEYYIGAGQVIGMVENEQVGYNKVKEMIEEADDKKSLKKLESIGEYPGSKTVFDKEFLRKCNVVRKLQGKYKLGMEIGIDIWIAAFKSPIFKFSDIIAFMKIFKANSKVHSFLEGFNLRRESKEYKVPVYYILGGRDWQAPHVIAEDYFKDIKAPNKDIFIIPNAGHFLMMDQPDLVFDVLSAINKKESVYQQVSVI, from the coding sequence ATGAGAAATAAAAACAACAGGTTAATATGTACTTTTGAATATGTAAGGATTAATGGAATAGATCAGTTTCTGTATCATCTAGGAACAAGCTTTGATAATCCTGTAATGTTATTTTTACACGGAGGACCGGGTTCGGCGGAATCCTTATTTACAGGATTATTTCAAGATAGATGGGAAGAAATATATACTGTGGTTCATTGGGATCAGAGGGGTGCTGGGAAGACCCTGACTAAGAATCCGGATAAACTTCCTACAATAGAGTTGATGCTTCAGGACTTATTTGAAGTTATCCAGTATCTTAAGAAAAAATATAACAAGAAAAAGATTGTTATATTTGGCCATTTCTGGGGAAGTGTTCTTGGGTCGGTATTTATCAGAAAGCATCCGGAAGATGTAGAGTATTATATTGGTGCTGGACAGGTTATTGGTATGGTGGAAAATGAGCAGGTAGGCTATAACAAAGTTAAAGAAATGATTGAAGAAGCAGATGATAAAAAATCATTGAAAAAGCTTGAAAGTATAGGTGAATATCCTGGCAGCAAAACTGTTTTTGATAAAGAGTTTTTGAGAAAATGTAATGTAGTTCGTAAGCTTCAGGGAAAATACAAATTAGGTATGGAGATAGGCATTGATATCTGGATAGCTGCATTTAAAAGCCCCATTTTTAAGTTCTCCGATATTATAGCATTTATGAAGATTTTTAAGGCAAATTCAAAGGTTCACAGTTTCCTTGAGGGCTTTAATCTACGCAGAGAATCCAAAGAATATAAGGTGCCGGTATATTACATTTTGGGGGGAAGGGATTGGCAAGCTCCTCATGTTATAGCTGAAGATTATTTTAAAGATATAAAAGCACCAAATAAAGATATATTTATAATTCCTAATGCAGGACACTTTTTGATGATGGATCAACCTGATCTTGTGTTTGATGTATTGTCAGCAATAAATAAAAAAGAATCAGTTTATCAACAGGTATCGGTTATATAA
- a CDS encoding MarR family transcriptional regulator, protein MDTYREIFLMEQTYATLFSLANKLQVRGDEYLGNLTSRQYMTMVAIAHLSEGKTTFNNIARKLGSTKQNVKQIVTVMQKKGYVDVMPNPEDRRAVNVIITETGKQVLYQVSERGIFFMAQLFKDFSTEELETIWGMLKKLYRFDGEEQDGFEEDSNLKVDESQKDDAARILKEFENIRKNQRKERKNYEK, encoded by the coding sequence ATGGATACATATAGAGAAATATTTTTAATGGAACAAACCTATGCAACGTTATTTTCACTGGCCAATAAGCTTCAGGTAAGAGGAGATGAATACCTTGGAAATTTGACTTCAAGGCAGTATATGACCATGGTTGCAATTGCTCATTTATCTGAAGGTAAAACTACCTTTAATAATATTGCAAGAAAGCTTGGTTCCACTAAACAAAATGTAAAACAAATTGTTACTGTCATGCAGAAAAAGGGATATGTTGATGTTATGCCTAATCCTGAAGATAGACGTGCTGTTAATGTAATAATTACGGAAACTGGAAAGCAGGTATTGTATCAAGTTTCAGAAAGAGGAATATTCTTTATGGCACAGCTTTTTAAGGATTTTTCAACTGAAGAGCTAGAAACTATTTGGGGAATGCTGAAAAAACTGTATCGATTTGATGGTGAAGAACAAGATGGCTTTGAAGAAGATAGTAATTTAAAAGTAGATGAAAGTCAGAAAGATGACGCAGCAAGAATATTAAAGGAATTTGAAAATATAAGAAAAAATCAAAGAAAGGAGAGGAAAAATTATGAGAAATAA
- a CDS encoding ECF transporter S component: MRNKNSRLIKLIQTALLAALCFISFTFLQIKIPVPGGDATSLHVGNAFCILAALLLGGWYGGLAGAIGMTLSDLLDPVYILGAPKTFVLKLCIGLITGLIAHNYAKINDSNDKAYVLKWAIIASACGLAFNVTFDPIVGYFYKQYILGQPQKAALILTKFNAVTTLINAVVSIILVSLIYSALIPILKKSGLLLTEEKRIKSDNKKAS; this comes from the coding sequence ATGAGAAACAAAAATTCAAGACTAATCAAATTAATTCAAACTGCATTATTAGCAGCATTATGTTTTATATCATTTACTTTTCTTCAAATTAAAATTCCAGTGCCAGGAGGAGATGCAACTTCATTACATGTGGGCAATGCCTTCTGTATACTTGCTGCTTTACTTCTCGGCGGATGGTATGGCGGACTTGCTGGAGCTATAGGAATGACACTATCAGATCTTTTAGATCCCGTATATATTTTAGGAGCACCTAAAACCTTTGTATTAAAATTGTGCATTGGATTGATAACAGGGTTAATTGCCCATAATTATGCTAAAATAAACGATAGTAATGATAAAGCTTATGTTCTTAAATGGGCCATTATTGCTTCAGCTTGTGGACTCGCATTTAATGTAACTTTTGATCCTATTGTAGGATACTTTTACAAGCAGTACATCCTGGGACAACCCCAAAAAGCAGCATTAATTTTAACAAAATTTAATGCAGTTACTACACTTATCAACGCAGTAGTCTCTATAATATTAGTAAGTCTTATTTATAGTGCCCTAATCCCAATTTTAAAAAAATCAGGACTTTTATTAACAGAAGAAAAGAGAATAAAATCAGACAATAAAAAAGCCTCTTAA